The Acanthopagrus latus isolate v.2019 chromosome 6, fAcaLat1.1, whole genome shotgun sequence genome includes a region encoding these proteins:
- the h6pd gene encoding GDH/6PGL endoplasmic bifunctional protein, which translates to MFVSAFLLLVTLCAQGGYGEERDEAQRPGHVSVVIVGGTGDLAKKYLWQGFFELYVNQVKNGYTFSFYGGGLSPADKATPVLFEILKALSCPKDVSQERCALLKEQFLRLSQYRQLQSVEDYQDLAKQIEKELQQEGMTEAGRLFYLSVPAFAYADIADKINSSCRPTSGAWLRVVLEKPFGHDFRSAQVLASQLGNSLKDEEMYRIDHYLGKQVVSRILPFREENKKFLDPIWNRHHIERVEIVLKETLDVKGRIPFYDQYGVVRDVLQNHLTEVMTLLTMSLPMNLSSNEEVLRNKLQVFRSLLPVGKNQAVVGQYQAYKTEVQQELNKTKDHISITPTFAAVLMYIDDAQYEDVPILLISGKMLDERMGYARILFKNDIFCLQNHNSVHCKPKQIVFHFGHGSLKYPAILVSKNLFKPILMDSEWKEVTEHKDVDVLGLPLSDYFVQMPIVQREAYYELISHIFAGRKNSFISTENLLASWGLWTPLLSSLASTFPRIYPGGAENGDLLDVRIKGKDISYHNEVVIIGNDQVGGFQVMQGKFRSSDMVSAWTEELVVRLAADIQEAAEAAVREAGVFHLALSGGSSPLALFQRLALHHFSFPWRDTHVWMVDERCVPLTDSESNFRNLHDHLLHHVRIPYYNIHPMPVQINQRLCVEEDGGALLYEKEVSKWVNGSSFHFVLLGVGYDSHTASLFPGSKVDGHGESLVALTESPVKPHQRMTLTFSAINRAHRVALLVMGKGKHELITQLSRVKDNPDKWPVTGVKPANGRLVWYIDYDALLG; encoded by the exons ATGTTTGTGTCTGCGTTCCTGCTTCTGGTCACTCTCTGTGCCCAGGGAGGATATGGCGAGGAGAGAGACGAGGCACAGAGACCCGGACATGTTTCGGTGGTGATAGTGGGAGGCACAGGTGACCTGGCAAAGAAGTACCTGTGGCAGGGCTTCTTCGAACTGTACGTGAATCAGGTGAAAAATGGATACACCTTTTCCTTCTACGGTGGAGGACTGTCCCCTGCTGACAAGGCCACACCGGTCCTCTTTGAGATCCTGAAGGCGCTTTCTTGCCCAAAGGATGTGTCACAGGAACGCTGTGCTCTGCTCAAAGAGCAGTTCCTGCGACTCTCACAGTATCGGCAGCTGCAGAGCGTCGAAGACTACCAGGATTTGGCCAAGCAGATTGAGAAAGAGCTTCAGCAAGAGGGAATGACAGAGGCTGGGAGGCTCTTCTACCTCTCAGTGCCAGCCTTTGCATACGCAGATATTGCTGATAAGATCAACAGTAGCTGTAGGCCAACCAGCGGGGCGTGGCTGAGGGTGGTGCTAGAGAAACCTTTTGGACATGACTTCAGGAGTGCTCAGGTTCTTGCATCTCAGCTTGGGAATTCCTTGAAGGATGAAGAAATGTACAGAATTGACCATTACCTGGGGAAGCAG GTGGTTTCAAGGATTCTTCCATTCAGAGAAGAGAACAAGAAGTTTCTGGATCCCATCTGGAACAGGCACCACATCGAGAGAGTGGAGATTGTACTGAAAGAGACGCTGGATGTTAAAG GTCGTATCCCCTTCTATGACCAATATGGGGTGGTCAGAGATGTGCTGCAGAACCACCTGACAGAAGTCATGACCTTGTTGACCATGAGCCTGCCCATGAACCTGAGCAGCAATGAGGAAGTCCTGCGAAACAAGCTGCAGGTCTTCAGGTCCCTGCTGCCCGTAGGTAAGAATCAAGCTGTGGTCGGCCAGTACCAAGCATACAAAACAGAGGTTCAGCAGGAGCTGAATAAGACGAAAGATCACATCAGCATCACACCCACATTTGCAG ctGTGTTGATGTACATCGATGATGCCCAGTACGAAGACGTGCCAATTCTTCTGATCTCAGGGAAGATGTTAGATGAGCGGATGGGGTATGCGCGCATTCTTTTCAAGAATGATATCTTTTGTCTTCAGAACCACAACAGCGTACACTGCAAGCCCAAACAGATAGTTTTCCACTTCGGGCACGGCAGCCTTAAATATCCAGCAATTCTTGTTAGTAAGAATTTATTCAAGCCCATTTTAATGGACAGTGAGTGGAAGGAAGTGACAGAGCATAAAGATGTCGATGTTCTTGGTTTGCCGCTTTCAGACTACTTTGTTCAAATGCCAATAGTGCAGAGGGAAGCTTATTATGAActaatttcacacatttttgctGGACGAAAGAATAGTTTCATTAGTACTGAAAACCTGCTGGCTTCTTGGGGCTTGTGGACGCCACTACTCAGCAGCCTCGCCAGCACGTTTCCCCGCATCTACCCAGGAGGTGCAGAGAATGGAGACCTGCTGGACGTCCGTATTAAAGGGAAAGACATTAGCTACCACAATGAGGTGGTGATAATCGGCAATGATCAGGTTGGTGGGTTCCAAGTGATGCAAGGTAAATTTCGTAGCTCTGACATGGTGTCTGCCTGGACTGAGGAGCTGGTGGTGAGGCTAGCTGCAGACATACAAGAGGCAGCGGAGGCTGCAGTGCGCGAGGCTGGCGTTTTTCATCTGGCTCTCTCGGGTGGGTCCTCTCCCCTCGCTCTGTTCCAAAGGCTGGCCCTGCACCACTTCTCCTTCCCCTGGAGGGACACCCATGTGTGGATGGTGGATGAGCGCTGCGTGCCACTGACTGACTCAGAGTCCAACTTCCGCAACCTCCATGACCATCTACTGCACCATGTGAGGATACCCTATTACAACATCCACCCCATGCCAGTACAGATCAACCAGCgtctgtgtgtggaggaggacggaggagcaCTGCTGTATGAGAAAGAGGTCAGCAAGTGGGTGAACGGCTCCAGCTTCCACTTTGTGCTGCTGGGAGTGGGCTACGACAGCCACACAGCCTCTCTGTTCCCTGGCAGTAAAGTGGATGGCCACGGGGAGAGTCTGGTGGCCCTCACTGAGAGCCCCGTCAAGCCTCACCAGCGTATGACCCTCACTTTTAGTGCCATCAACCGAGCGCACAGGGTCGCTCTGTTAGTGATGGGCAAAGGCAAACATGAGCTGATCACCCAGCTGAGCCGAGTGAAGGACAATCCAGACAAATGGCCGGTCACTGGGGTGAAGCCTGCTAATGGCAGACTTGTTTGGTATATCGACTATGATGCACTTCTAGGATAG